From the genome of Virgibacillus proomii, one region includes:
- a CDS encoding Ger(x)C family spore germination protein yields the protein MKNNLKRAFICIFFLLFLTACWDRVEIEKRGFVVGSAVDLVDKKTDGTYELEVTNQFVIPTGLENPSQGGGGEPTAYKNVTVRGESIFEIIREMAILSSETPFFQHMKVVIVSEEIVREPQLFSKIIDVYIRDHEMRRGMKVAIAKNDKAKDVLEVMPVDEKVPALFIDSLMESNYKNASSLKHIHVGQLQELMLNDRSYTVPEVEIVSSKKLKYKDAAVIHALDDKMVASLSDDETAGLSFLTEPQQIAPINVNIDGHTVVVELFDGNPDIKVLKADKNNIEVEISISVEGNIAEEHGFSDILTASFFKKVEKATEERVKELTEKTIEVAQKDLKVDFIGIGDVLFERHYKVWKEIKDNWDVGTNYFSKSKINVKVDATIRKTGASDSVR from the coding sequence TTGAAAAATAATTTAAAAAGAGCATTTATTTGTATTTTCTTTCTTCTATTTTTAACTGCTTGTTGGGACAGGGTAGAAATTGAAAAAAGAGGATTTGTTGTTGGTTCAGCAGTAGACCTTGTAGACAAAAAAACAGATGGTACTTATGAACTTGAAGTTACGAATCAATTCGTCATACCAACTGGATTGGAAAATCCAAGTCAAGGTGGGGGAGGAGAACCAACAGCTTATAAAAATGTAACAGTAAGAGGAGAAAGCATTTTTGAAATTATCCGAGAAATGGCCATTTTATCTAGTGAGACTCCCTTCTTTCAACATATGAAAGTCGTTATCGTCTCAGAGGAAATTGTCAGAGAGCCCCAACTTTTTTCAAAAATTATAGATGTTTATATAAGAGATCATGAGATGCGTAGAGGAATGAAAGTAGCTATTGCAAAGAACGATAAAGCAAAGGATGTTTTGGAGGTTATGCCTGTAGATGAAAAAGTTCCTGCTCTCTTTATTGATTCCCTTATGGAAAGTAATTATAAAAACGCTAGTTCTTTAAAACATATACATGTTGGACAGCTGCAAGAATTAATGCTGAACGATCGGAGCTATACTGTACCGGAAGTTGAAATTGTAAGCTCTAAAAAATTAAAATATAAGGATGCCGCTGTCATCCACGCTCTGGATGATAAAATGGTCGCTTCATTATCAGATGATGAAACTGCTGGGCTAAGTTTTCTAACGGAACCACAACAAATTGCCCCAATTAATGTGAACATTGATGGGCATACTGTTGTTGTTGAACTATTTGATGGGAATCCTGATATTAAAGTTTTAAAAGCTGATAAAAACAATATAGAAGTAGAAATTTCGATAAGTGTGGAAGGAAATATAGCAGAGGAGCATGGCTTTTCAGATATTTTAACGGCTTCTTTTTTTAAAAAAGTAGAGAAGGCCACAGAAGAGCGGGTGAAAGAGCTTACGGAAAAGACGATCGAAGTAGCTCAAAAGGATTTAAAAGTAGACTTTATTGGCATTGGAGATGTCTTGTTTGAACGCCATTATAAAGTTTGGAAGGAAATAAAAGATAATTGGGATGTAGGAACGAATTATTTTTCTAAAAGTAAAATTAATGTAAAGGTAGACGCGACAATCCGGAAAACCGGAGCCTCGGATAGCGTGAGATAA
- the trhA gene encoding PAQR family membrane homeostasis protein TrhA has product MGVYIREPINGLTHLFGAILSFIGLLALVIKATATTDSALSIAAVIIFGVSMTLLYSASATYHMVIARDRVIGFLRRIDHSMIYVLIAGTYTPFCLISLKGTLGWTLFAIVSLLAVLGIVFKLVWFHCPRWLSTALYIGMGWIVVFFSSSLAPVINTGGMVFLVIGGVIYTIGGIIYWLKPKALDFKHMGFHEIFHLFILAGSLFHFITVYAYVL; this is encoded by the coding sequence ATGGGCGTATATATTCGTGAACCAATTAATGGGCTAACTCATTTATTTGGTGCCATATTATCATTTATCGGGTTACTCGCATTAGTAATAAAAGCAACTGCAACTACAGATTCTGCACTTTCTATTGCTGCAGTCATCATTTTCGGTGTTAGTATGACTTTACTTTATTCTGCATCCGCAACATATCACATGGTCATAGCTAGGGATCGTGTAATCGGATTTTTAAGACGAATAGACCATTCAATGATCTATGTATTAATTGCAGGAACATACACTCCTTTTTGTCTCATTAGCTTAAAGGGAACACTTGGCTGGACATTATTTGCCATTGTAAGCTTATTAGCCGTGTTAGGGATTGTATTTAAGTTAGTGTGGTTTCATTGTCCACGATGGTTATCAACAGCTCTATACATTGGTATGGGGTGGATCGTTGTATTCTTTAGTTCGTCCCTTGCACCGGTAATTAATACTGGTGGAATGGTATTTTTAGTAATAGGTGGTGTTATTTATACGATTGGCGGAATTATCTATTGGTTAAAGCCAAAAGCGCTCGATTTTAAACATATGGGTTTTCATGAGATATTTCATCTATTTATTTTGGCAGGAAGCTTATTTCACTTTATTACAGTTTACGCATATGTATTGTAG
- a CDS encoding YppG family protein, whose protein sequence is MFPNRPRNQQPRQGSRRPPTWIGRPPQNPQQQSSVTANLLSSFRDQDGQLDFNKMTEVASQVGRLYGQVSPLITTFFKK, encoded by the coding sequence ATGTTTCCAAATAGACCTAGAAATCAGCAACCAAGACAAGGCTCCCGCCGTCCACCTACATGGATAGGGAGACCTCCACAAAATCCGCAACAGCAATCTTCTGTCACAGCTAATTTACTATCATCATTTCGAGATCAAGATGGTCAACTTGACTTTAATAAGATGACAGAAGTTGCTTCTCAAGTGGGAAGATTATATGGTCAAGTCAGCCCGCTAATTACGACTTTCTTTAAAAAATAG
- a CDS encoding CBS domain-containing protein gives MNQQIRNYMTNDVYTVNESQSIQEAAALMSEHNIGALPVVDNSENMVGMITDRDITLRSTAQGEAAQTPVSEVMTAQQIVHGTPDMDIHQAAELMAQQQIRRLPIVENGKIVGMVALGDLAVDDQLQNEAGEALSNISNPSSPQQ, from the coding sequence ATGAATCAACAAATACGAAACTACATGACAAATGATGTGTATACAGTAAATGAGTCTCAATCTATTCAAGAGGCAGCTGCTTTGATGAGTGAGCATAATATCGGTGCTTTACCTGTAGTAGATAATAGTGAAAATATGGTTGGGATGATAACGGATCGCGATATAACGCTTCGATCCACTGCTCAAGGGGAAGCAGCACAAACTCCCGTATCCGAAGTGATGACTGCCCAGCAAATCGTGCACGGTACACCTGATATGGATATTCATCAAGCAGCAGAGCTAATGGCACAACAACAAATTCGCCGATTACCAATTGTTGAAAATGGGAAAATTGTCGGTATGGTAGCTTTAGGTGACTTAGCTGTAGATGATCAATTACAAAATGAAGCCGGAGAAGCATTATCAAATATTTCAAATCCTTCAAGTCCACAGCAATAA